The nucleotide window GCCCGTCTCGACACGCTCGAGGCGGAACTCGAAGCCGTCGCGGACACTGAGGATCGAACCAACCGACTCGATGATCGGATGAGCGATCACGCGACTCGTCTCGAAACGCACGCCGAAACGCTCGAGGACTACGACGGCCGCCTCAAGTCGCTTACAACCGACGTCGCCGACCTCGCGGCGACGCTCGACGGAGCTGACAAATCGAGTGAGGCGCAGCTATCGTCGATCGAAACGCGCGTGGACGAACTCGAGGCCAGAGTTGAAACCGACCGGGAGGATGATCCCGAGGCGATTCGGGCAGAGCTCGAAACGGTGCAAGATCGACTCGAGATCGACGACGCCCCGTCTTTCGGCGCGCAACTCGCTACCGGTGGAGGCAGTGCCGGCGTCGTCGCTGGGAGCGTCGCTGCGCTTACGGGTGCGGTGACCATTGGGGCCGCTGCGGCCGTCCTCGGGCTCGTCGTGATCGCCGTGGTGGTCGGACACGAGCGCTAATCGAGGTGGCTGTACGGGGGTGACGTAACAGCCCGATGGCCCACGGCGGGATCCTCGTGCTTCAGCGCGGAGAAGCTGTTACCCTCGTATCAACTCGACGTTTCGCATCTCACCCCCGCAGCGTCGGCAGGTACTGAGAAGTGCATCCGCGACCGTCTCCCGGCGGCCACAGACGACACACTCGTACTCGATTGGTTCAGCAACAGACATGACACCACGTATGTGGTGAAGTATGTTAACTCTTTTCGTGGTAAAGCATGGGTAGGACTGTGGCCGCACGCATCGAGCGTGCAACGGCTCACTAGAGGAGCCAGAGCGCGATCCCGAGTCCCGTCGCAGCGACGATTGTGGCCGCGAGCAGCCAGAACGCAGCCCGGAAACCGACGGTCTCCGAGAGCGTGCCGACGATTGCGGGTGCGACCGCGCCAGCTCCCATCAACATCGTTCGGACGACGCCCAGTCCGCCACCGGCGACATCGTCGGGAATGGTCGACATCAGGTACGCCCCCCGGACGGGTCGAAAACCGTGTGAACCGACGCCGACGGCGACGAGCGCAGCGCCGAGGACGACCGGACCGGCCGTACCAGTCAGCGAGATGAACGCGATCAGCGCGAGCGAGGCAAGTCCCAACGTCGCGACGATGATCGGCAGTTGGCCGATTCGGTCGCTGAGATCTCCCGTGACGAGTTGAACCAGACTCGCGAGAAAGAGCGCACTGTAAAGTACGCCCGCGACTGCGTCCGTCAGTCCGGCCGTCTGCGTGAGATACAGCGGGGCGAACGCGACGAACCCGTTGTAGGTGAACGAAAACAGGATCGTCAAGAGGGCAAACAGCGAGAATCGCCAGTCCCGAAAGAGCGTGACGTACTGGCTGACGCCGACGGCTGTGGTCGCAGTCGACGAGACATTACCTTCGGATTCTTCCGGAAGGCGTCGTGGGACCCGAATTCGGAACGCGATGGCGAGGCCGAGTCCGATCAGCCCGGCAAGCAGAAAGACAAGCCGCCAACTGTCTCCGAGTCCGAACGAAACGCCTGCAACAGCGACGACGGCGGCAGGTGCGATCACGCCGCCGAACGCACCGAACGTGTCGAGGATTCCGAGCGCCCGGCCGGTTCGGGACGGGTACGCTCGAGACAGCAACCGGACGGCGACAGTCTTGTGCGCGCCAGTTCCGGCACCCATCACGAGCATCGCCCCGACGAGGACGAGAAACGGGGAGTCGACGGCGAGTGCGAGCGCCGCGACGGCCGCGACGAGCGCACCGGCGGTAATAACGACGATCGAACCGAGTCGATCGGCGAGCACCCCCGAGGGAAACTGCATCACAGCGTAGGCGAGCATGAATCCGGTAAACACCGTCCCGAGGATCGAGTTCGAGACGCCGTAACTCGCCTGAAACGAGCCGAACAGCGGCGGAAACGCGTACCGAAGAAACTTCCCGAGAAACCAGATCGCCGCCGTCACCACGAGCACATCGTACTGTGTGAGCCGGCCAGCCATCGTGCGAATCGACGCGTCGTTCACGCTCGGCAGTAGGTCAGTGGACGAACGAATACGCTCCGATTCGAGACTCGAGCGCACCCGGATACGGACGCCGGTCCCTCAGAGCCGGTGTGCTCGCAGGACGGTCGCCGTTGCACCGGGACATCGATACAACGGACAGCTGAATCGAATCCGACGTATGGCCGAACGCCACCGACCCCGCGCTCGAGTGGTCGCGGAATCCATATCGCTTCCAACACACGAAAATAGATACTAATGAGGTTAAATATCACACAGGTGTACTAGTTCTTAACCGATCAACGTTATATGGAAGTCGATACCAGAGTAGGATACCAATGGCAGTGAACACCACCGCGGATTGGAACGACCCGATTAGCTGTCCGTTCTGTGGGGACGAACTCACCTCACCCGGTGCCGGCTTCATCGATCATATCGACAGCAGTGCCGACTGTGAAGACGGATTCCAGCAGTGGCGAGCGAACATCGCCGGCGACCTCGCCGGTGAATGGTCTGGCTAAGGACCGCTCGTCCCGACCTGCCTCACTCCTGACGACTTATTCTCGACGAGCGGACATCGTGACGCGTTGCCAGTGTCGATCAGAGTTGTCGTCACTCGAGAGTGATGACCGGCGGGAACGCTGCAAGCCCCCT belongs to Natronorubrum aibiense and includes:
- a CDS encoding rubrerythrin-like domain-containing protein → MSVAEPIEYECVVCGRRETVADALLSTCRRCGGEMRNVELIRG
- a CDS encoding MFS transporter translates to MAGRLTQYDVLVVTAAIWFLGKFLRYAFPPLFGSFQASYGVSNSILGTVFTGFMLAYAVMQFPSGVLADRLGSIVVITAGALVAAVAALALAVDSPFLVLVGAMLVMGAGTGAHKTVAVRLLSRAYPSRTGRALGILDTFGAFGGVIAPAAVVAVAGVSFGLGDSWRLVFLLAGLIGLGLAIAFRIRVPRRLPEESEGNVSSTATTAVGVSQYVTLFRDWRFSLFALLTILFSFTYNGFVAFAPLYLTQTAGLTDAVAGVLYSALFLASLVQLVTGDLSDRIGQLPIIVATLGLASLALIAFISLTGTAGPVVLGAALVAVGVGSHGFRPVRGAYLMSTIPDDVAGGGLGVVRTMLMGAGAVAPAIVGTLSETVGFRAAFWLLAATIVAATGLGIALWLL
- a CDS encoding DUF7501 family protein, whose protein sequence is MAVNTTADWNDPISCPFCGDELTSPGAGFIDHIDSSADCEDGFQQWRANIAGDLAGEWSG